One window of Botrimarina mediterranea genomic DNA carries:
- a CDS encoding autotransporter outer membrane beta-barrel domain-containing protein — protein MLSSPIELGAALDDTGVGQFEMDPLFLGVEFDEDLRAGGIVGSSNAVLFPSIFGLPEVRADTRTGVRLDANITGRAGLELNASLDLGGLDADATFAYTPTLSVPDVIRRGGFFSLRGGAGLDTNGAFGVGQIDLPSASVGADVIFDVNATGRVDYGFAGVVPYSSLPFDWDVVEQPTDDDGNWTLLGVGVDLNNDTDFGTLTVAGQSIGVNPGDDDTVFGYDISLDGKQPSGEPTLFNRDIGRVEIVKPTLGDTLRIDTSLSGERGISHTIDADIFRLGVDIDGIASILASTAAGLPPASYTDFSKTIGQAVSDINGSIDGTLIDLKYGPELGYKYESSIQADFEVTLTFSADVAVIGDDGAVTITDTLAGDWSNLPEVALLDGNAVDVGIDFTRYKASRTDRGALTIGDYLEFQALAISANLNVGPFSVELAGLGPAIHARTSVLGALLGEFEIELFQSTGEQLVSIDITESGAFTMQAAPTEVLYFNGFAGSGYDDIDSWRVLGTTITPASLTGNLLVLGQNGADAGRVDQLTPATIVSEAKNQDQTVVADELRLIAGSQLTHNGIGSGLLRWELNRVTNDGTLVGNLGMQLAAGPTGVLTIGGTGHTAIYSNGANAIEANRLVIESGHTITLAGSSGGPALAVTQRIDNSGVLNLLGSSIQVTLTEALRNSGELLVSRYTGDVLASGDTMFNTSAGYVNDGLIRVAGNDGAAKLTLSGGQLSSPTGEGVFAAGPGGTLVIDLGFVAPGEEMLFRAEAGGTVKFDKLLAVPGVANLQIDDGGKIDIVNRGLLLIASGTNTVSNPGGGTIVPVNLDNNEGIVRIEADARFAISATIEDYAGGGATFDAGEWQIIGNPALFDTRNFFSAGGEDKASLGITITAVTAADNYLGEFEFDDEPGFDPAVPGSGYQFEDFDTTLAINASKVTLSGAAYFPYFNTVRENRGLINLREGIRFSTEGDLTNSGEINVENGAKLTVNGDLLLHGGSLRVEGRSGLESLDFALVEHDFSQHKIEVVGGDLVFGDEGFLQLLLVQVLQGLPDYSLAGDWTVRESVDVDAATGAETVRGALIDLGVVDRITRYSNGKLILDGTAVRFDAIQGLALLERGANRPTEMEVLGGFELNTENGLLDPLEPGGERLEAFVAFNETRLLVADGGKLRTEKLLLFGDATIGSQGYVAASIDTLVVSPVAGDGLRVDGVLDTPLLSVLANGEGFSGPGELSGAGTITGSVVVDGGVLTPGDDADGLLVGGDLTLSSTAATLIKLGGEEHGRLTVGSAMLGGQLQVLIGDDFIGADGETFELIGLIDDGVGILSGAFDTVLLPTLDFASFSLNATNQGILLELAATLDGDFNLDGRVDAADYTVWRDGLDILYDVSDYNVWASNFGAAIPPVGASVPEPSAVILTVLAISASLRRIRRDSKNLRRTQRRRFASDSNALKGWF, from the coding sequence GTGCTCTCGAGCCCGATCGAGTTGGGGGCGGCTCTCGACGATACCGGCGTCGGGCAGTTCGAGATGGACCCGCTATTCCTCGGGGTCGAGTTTGACGAGGACCTCCGCGCCGGCGGCATCGTCGGTTCCTCGAACGCGGTGCTCTTCCCTTCGATCTTTGGCTTGCCCGAGGTTCGCGCCGACACACGCACCGGCGTGCGGCTCGACGCCAACATCACAGGCCGCGCGGGGCTAGAATTGAACGCGTCGCTCGATCTGGGCGGTCTCGATGCGGACGCTACTTTCGCTTACACGCCGACACTCTCCGTGCCAGACGTGATCCGTCGTGGGGGCTTTTTCTCACTGCGGGGCGGGGCGGGTCTCGACACGAACGGCGCGTTTGGCGTCGGCCAGATCGACCTGCCTTCGGCGTCGGTCGGGGCGGACGTGATCTTTGACGTCAACGCCACGGGCCGTGTGGACTACGGCTTCGCGGGGGTCGTGCCGTACAGCAGCTTGCCATTCGACTGGGATGTCGTCGAGCAGCCGACGGACGACGACGGCAATTGGACCTTGCTGGGGGTAGGCGTCGATCTGAACAACGACACGGACTTCGGCACGCTTACGGTGGCCGGCCAGTCGATCGGCGTGAACCCGGGCGACGACGACACGGTTTTCGGCTACGACATCTCGCTGGACGGCAAGCAGCCCAGTGGTGAACCGACGCTGTTCAATCGCGACATCGGCCGCGTCGAGATCGTTAAGCCGACGCTCGGCGACACCCTCCGGATCGATACGTCGCTGAGCGGCGAGCGTGGAATCAGCCACACGATCGACGCCGACATCTTTCGGCTTGGGGTCGACATCGATGGCATTGCATCGATCCTCGCTTCAACCGCCGCGGGCCTGCCGCCCGCCTCGTATACCGATTTCTCGAAGACGATCGGGCAGGCCGTTAGCGACATCAACGGCTCGATCGACGGCACGCTCATTGATCTGAAGTACGGCCCCGAGCTGGGCTACAAGTACGAATCATCGATCCAAGCCGACTTCGAGGTAACTCTAACCTTCAGCGCGGACGTCGCGGTCATCGGCGACGACGGGGCAGTTACCATCACCGACACGCTTGCCGGCGATTGGAGCAACCTGCCGGAGGTCGCACTATTGGATGGCAACGCCGTCGACGTCGGTATCGACTTTACCCGCTACAAAGCTAGCCGCACCGACCGCGGCGCTCTGACAATCGGCGACTACTTGGAGTTCCAGGCGTTGGCGATCAGCGCAAACCTGAACGTGGGCCCTTTCTCGGTGGAGCTCGCCGGCCTGGGCCCGGCGATTCATGCACGGACCAGCGTGCTGGGCGCCTTGCTTGGTGAGTTCGAGATCGAGCTCTTTCAGAGCACGGGTGAGCAACTCGTCAGCATCGATATCACCGAGTCGGGCGCATTCACGATGCAGGCGGCGCCAACCGAGGTGTTGTACTTCAACGGCTTTGCCGGCAGCGGATACGACGACATCGATAGTTGGCGTGTGCTCGGAACGACCATCACGCCCGCCAGCCTGACGGGAAACCTCCTTGTCCTAGGACAGAACGGAGCCGACGCCGGCCGCGTCGATCAGCTCACGCCTGCCACGATCGTGTCGGAGGCGAAGAATCAAGATCAAACCGTTGTAGCCGACGAGCTCCGGCTGATTGCCGGTTCGCAGCTGACGCACAACGGGATAGGATCGGGTCTACTGCGTTGGGAGTTGAACCGGGTCACGAACGACGGGACGCTAGTCGGCAACTTAGGCATGCAACTCGCCGCCGGACCGACAGGCGTGCTGACGATCGGGGGTACGGGTCATACCGCGATCTACAGCAACGGAGCCAACGCGATTGAGGCCAATCGGTTGGTCATTGAATCAGGCCACACCATCACGTTGGCGGGCTCGAGCGGCGGCCCGGCATTAGCTGTAACTCAGCGGATCGACAACTCAGGCGTCCTCAATCTCCTCGGCTCGTCGATCCAGGTGACTCTGACCGAGGCGTTACGCAACTCGGGCGAGCTGCTCGTCTCACGTTACACGGGTGACGTACTCGCCTCGGGCGACACCATGTTCAACACCAGTGCAGGCTACGTGAACGACGGACTCATCCGAGTAGCGGGCAACGACGGCGCCGCGAAGCTTACTCTGAGTGGTGGGCAGTTGAGCTCACCGACCGGTGAGGGCGTCTTCGCGGCGGGTCCCGGCGGAACGCTCGTTATCGACCTCGGCTTCGTCGCTCCAGGTGAGGAGATGCTCTTCCGCGCCGAAGCGGGGGGAACGGTAAAGTTCGACAAGCTGTTGGCCGTGCCCGGGGTAGCCAATCTGCAGATCGACGACGGCGGGAAGATCGATATCGTCAACCGGGGCCTGCTGTTGATCGCGTCGGGAACCAACACGGTCTCCAACCCCGGCGGCGGCACGATCGTGCCGGTGAATCTCGACAACAACGAGGGAATCGTCCGGATCGAAGCGGACGCCCGATTCGCTATCTCCGCGACCATCGAAGACTATGCTGGCGGCGGCGCGACGTTCGACGCGGGCGAGTGGCAGATCATCGGCAACCCCGCCTTGTTTGACACCCGCAACTTCTTCAGCGCGGGGGGCGAGGACAAGGCGTCTCTCGGTATCACCATCACGGCAGTGACCGCCGCGGACAACTATCTTGGAGAGTTCGAGTTTGACGACGAGCCGGGCTTCGACCCGGCGGTCCCCGGCTCCGGGTACCAATTCGAAGATTTCGATACGACGCTCGCGATCAATGCGTCGAAGGTCACGCTGAGTGGCGCCGCCTACTTCCCCTACTTCAACACGGTCCGAGAGAACCGAGGCTTGATCAACCTGCGCGAGGGGATCCGCTTCTCAACGGAGGGGGATCTCACCAACTCAGGCGAGATTAACGTTGAGAACGGCGCGAAGCTCACCGTCAACGGCGACCTACTGCTCCACGGAGGGTCGCTGCGGGTCGAGGGTCGCAGCGGCTTGGAGTCACTCGACTTCGCCTTGGTCGAGCACGACTTCTCCCAGCACAAGATCGAGGTCGTCGGCGGTGACTTGGTCTTCGGCGACGAGGGATTCTTGCAGTTGCTCTTGGTGCAAGTACTGCAGGGCCTGCCCGACTATTCCTTGGCGGGCGACTGGACGGTCCGCGAGTCGGTCGACGTCGATGCGGCGACGGGCGCCGAAACCGTCCGCGGCGCGCTAATCGACCTGGGCGTCGTCGATCGCATCACACGCTATAGCAACGGGAAGTTGATACTTGACGGGACGGCGGTTCGGTTCGACGCGATCCAGGGGCTAGCTCTGCTTGAACGCGGAGCGAACCGCCCCACCGAGATGGAGGTCCTTGGCGGCTTTGAGCTCAACACCGAGAACGGCCTGCTCGACCCGCTCGAACCGGGCGGCGAACGACTCGAAGCTTTCGTCGCGTTCAACGAGACACGCCTGCTGGTCGCCGACGGCGGCAAGCTGCGGACTGAGAAGCTCTTGCTGTTCGGCGACGCGACCATCGGCTCGCAGGGCTACGTTGCCGCCTCGATTGACACCCTGGTAGTGAGCCCGGTTGCGGGCGACGGACTCCGAGTCGATGGGGTCCTCGACACCCCCTTGCTGAGTGTCTTGGCGAACGGCGAGGGCTTCTCGGGTCCGGGCGAACTGTCCGGCGCGGGTACGATCACTGGCAGTGTCGTCGTCGATGGAGGAGTTCTCACGCCTGGCGACGACGCGGACGGCCTGCTCGTTGGCGGCGACCTCACGCTCTCCTCAACGGCGGCCACGCTCATCAAGCTCGGCGGCGAAGAGCATGGCAGGCTGACGGTCGGCTCCGCAATGCTTGGTGGCCAACTTCAGGTGCTCATTGGCGACGATTTCATCGGCGCGGATGGCGAGACCTTCGAGTTGATCGGCCTCATTGATGACGGCGTGGGTATCCTGTCCGGCGCGTTCGATACCGTGCTGCTCCCGACGCTCGATTTTGCCAGCTTCTCGCTCAACGCCACCAACCAAGGAATCTTGCTCGAGCTCGCCGCCACATTGGACGGCGATTTCAACCTCGACGGAAGAGTCGATGCCGCGGACTACACGGTATGGCGTGATGGCCTTGACATCCTTTATGACGTGTCCGATTACAACGTTTGGGCTAGCAACTTTGGTGCGGCGATACCGCCTGTTGGGGCCTCCGTACCCGAACCTAGTGCTGTAATTCTGACGGTCCTCGCGATTTCAGCATCTCTTCGCCGAATACGACGAGACAGCAAGAATCTAAGGCGGACGCAACGTCGTCGCTTTGCTAGTGACAGCAACGCGCTCAAGGGATGGTTTTAA
- a CDS encoding tyrosine-type recombinase/integrase — MPVTFKSAVDRYVRANKLASNTREEYQTTLRKWRAWGGGVPIERLERRTIREFLDWVYDRAVADNGSNPGRTANKAREQLRAVVSWAWEHDLIDTLPRFPKPVPQRDVAGRHYLTKAEINALYFATYRLRRPRLWREPAPVGRYWRAALVVFFNYGFDAGTVWGSCSFHEPILWRHVIWDREAPDRNVKQHSHWGWLYYRRVKTSKAFYRPMNRVVHAHLRSLLPETVEPDAPVFLGGGTRPNDRFRKLCELAGVPPKADIETGLAKPWVLKDLRKTCATYHDENLPESSIEILGHSVGGITYRHYADRAPLAFKAISTLPQPSAFLSLVRGFDGQCPCCRRPFLDAS; from the coding sequence ATGCCCGTCACGTTCAAGTCCGCGGTTGACCGTTACGTCCGCGCCAACAAGCTCGCCTCTAACACCCGAGAAGAGTACCAGACCACCCTGCGGAAGTGGCGGGCCTGGGGAGGCGGCGTGCCAATCGAGCGGCTGGAGCGCAGGACGATCCGCGAGTTCCTCGACTGGGTCTACGATCGGGCTGTCGCTGACAACGGCTCGAATCCCGGCCGGACGGCGAACAAGGCGCGCGAGCAGCTCCGCGCGGTTGTCTCGTGGGCGTGGGAGCACGACCTCATTGACACGCTCCCTCGCTTCCCCAAGCCGGTTCCGCAACGAGATGTCGCCGGGCGGCACTACTTGACGAAAGCCGAGATCAACGCCCTTTACTTCGCCACCTACCGATTACGCCGCCCTCGGCTTTGGCGAGAACCGGCGCCCGTCGGTCGCTACTGGCGGGCAGCGCTAGTGGTCTTCTTCAACTACGGCTTCGATGCCGGGACCGTCTGGGGGAGCTGCTCGTTCCACGAGCCGATTCTTTGGCGGCACGTCATCTGGGATCGTGAAGCGCCGGACCGGAACGTCAAGCAGCATTCCCACTGGGGGTGGCTCTACTACCGCCGGGTGAAGACCAGTAAGGCGTTCTATCGGCCGATGAACCGCGTCGTCCACGCTCACTTGCGGAGCCTGCTACCCGAGACGGTTGAGCCGGACGCCCCGGTGTTTCTCGGCGGCGGCACGCGTCCCAACGACCGCTTCCGAAAGCTCTGCGAACTGGCCGGCGTCCCGCCCAAGGCGGACATCGAGACGGGGCTGGCTAAGCCGTGGGTCCTCAAGGACCTGCGGAAGACCTGCGCGACCTATCATGACGAGAACTTGCCGGAGTCGTCGATCGAGATTCTCGGACACTCAGTCGGAGGGATAACCTACCGCCACTACGCCGACCGGGCGCCGTTGGCGTTCAAGGCGATCTCGACGTTGCCCCAGCCATCGGCGTTCTTATCGCTGGTCCGCGGCTTCGACGGCCAGTGCCCCTGCTGCCGCAGGCCATTCCTCGACGCCAGCTGA